One Desulfallas thermosapovorans DSM 6562 genomic region harbors:
- a CDS encoding JAB domain-containing protein, which yields MLPPKEATCEQVCNGVDIFSIEEVRRISTRFLEQAVLVLYDENLNIRVLCGPCCSKTCAMAPSMCSIINAIDNYRVPFKDALVVHNHPTLPWHGEVVPSEDDIAATELLKWQLALLGIKLIDHIIITGHKRRALSEKGICIDRGFHANGFEIKRFMYSFFVQIALVLEHEETLDVINELLAQNLELLSNYYEKHYWARLFAQRPVDFDFLTRLGKLYTGDTLLDRLIDLLSNLEDGKKVKLQPKVVIPYGQEFQKRIISGEYRVCGCAYN from the coding sequence GTGCTTCCCCCCAAAGAAGCAACCTGCGAACAGGTATGTAACGGAGTGGATATTTTTAGCATTGAGGAAGTAAGGAGAATCAGCACCAGGTTTTTGGAGCAAGCAGTTTTAGTGTTATACGATGAGAATCTAAATATCCGGGTGCTGTGTGGGCCGTGTTGCAGTAAAACATGTGCCATGGCGCCTTCGATGTGCAGTATTATTAATGCTATTGACAATTATAGGGTTCCATTTAAAGATGCGCTGGTGGTGCATAACCACCCCACACTGCCCTGGCATGGAGAAGTTGTTCCGTCCGAGGATGATATTGCCGCCACCGAGCTGTTAAAGTGGCAGCTGGCGTTACTGGGTATTAAATTGATTGATCATATTATTATCACCGGCCATAAAAGGCGGGCCCTGTCGGAAAAGGGAATTTGCATTGATAGGGGATTTCATGCCAACGGTTTTGAAATCAAACGGTTTATGTATAGTTTTTTTGTGCAGATAGCACTGGTGTTGGAACATGAAGAAACGCTGGATGTAATAAATGAGTTGTTGGCTCAAAATTTGGAACTACTAAGTAATTATTATGAAAAACATTACTGGGCCAGGCTGTTTGCACAAAGGCCTGTGGATTTTGATTTTTTGACCCGGCTGGGTAAGCTGTATACCGGTGACACATTGCTCGACCGGTTAATAGATTTGCTGTCTAATTTGGAAGACGGTAAAAAAGTAAAGTTGCAGCCGAAAGTTGTCATTCCGTATGGTCAGGAATTTCAAAAGCGCATTATATCCGGTGAGTATAGAGTTTGTGGTTGTGCTTACAATTAA
- a CDS encoding GIY-YIG nuclease family protein, which produces MYDNSVMYYVYILSCADDTYYTGCTTNLTVRLQKHNLGQASKYTRSRLPVTLVYYEVLPDKSSALRREIAIKKLSRREKIMLIDHG; this is translated from the coding sequence TTGTATGATAACAGTGTTATGTATTATGTATATATATTAAGCTGTGCCGACGACACCTATTATACCGGTTGTACCACCAATTTGACCGTGCGGCTGCAAAAGCACAACCTGGGTCAGGCCAGTAAATATACCAGATCCCGCCTCCCGGTGACGCTGGTTTACTATGAGGTGCTGCCGGACAAAAGCAGTGCTTTGCGCAGGGAAATAGCCATTAAAAAATTATCAAGGCGGGAAAAAATAATGTTGATTGACCATGGCTGA
- a CDS encoding DUF523 domain-containing protein: MIIISACLAGEKCRYCGDGFDYPALRKLVEDGKAVPVCPEVLGGLPVPRDPNEIVGGDGFDVLDGRARVLTDKGADKTAAFLQGAAEVLAVARKTGARMAILKERSPSCGSTVIYDGTFSGRRVPGCGCTAALLIREGVRVCSEENYQGKDKSRAKQPGSQNI, translated from the coding sequence ATGATTATTATCAGTGCCTGTTTGGCCGGGGAAAAATGCCGGTATTGCGGAGATGGATTTGATTACCCGGCATTACGCAAGCTGGTGGAGGATGGTAAGGCGGTACCCGTTTGCCCGGAGGTGCTGGGTGGTCTGCCTGTACCCCGGGACCCCAATGAAATTGTGGGCGGTGACGGTTTTGATGTGCTGGACGGCAGGGCCAGGGTGCTCACCGACAAGGGAGCGGATAAAACGGCCGCCTTTTTACAGGGAGCCGCCGAAGTGCTGGCCGTAGCCAGGAAAACAGGCGCACGCATGGCTATATTAAAGGAGCGCAGTCCATCCTGTGGCAGTACCGTGATTTACGATGGAACCTTTAGTGGCCGGAGGGTCCCCGGCTGTGGCTGTACCGCCGCCCTGTTGATCAGGGAGGGGGTCCGGGTATGTTCCGAGGAAAATTACCAGGGTAAAGATAAGTCCCGGGCGAAACAACCCGGTTCCCAAAATATATAG